Proteins from one Fragaria vesca subsp. vesca linkage group LG6, FraVesHawaii_1.0, whole genome shotgun sequence genomic window:
- the LOC101296118 gene encoding LOW QUALITY PROTEIN: protein TERMINAL FLOWER 1-like (The sequence of the model RefSeq protein was modified relative to this genomic sequence to represent the inferred complete CDS: inserted 2 bases in 1 codon): MARMSEPLAVGRVIGDVLDSFTPTTKMXFSYNSKLVCNGHELFPSAVTAKPRVEIQGGDMRSFFTLVMTDPDVPGPSDPYLKEHLHWIVTDIPGTTDATFGREVVSYEMPRPNIGIHRFVFVLFMQKRRQSVNPPSSRDHFNTRTFAAENDLGVPVAAVYFNAQRETAARRR; the protein is encoded by the exons ATGGCAAGAATGTCGGAACCTCTAGCTGTTGGAAGAGTCATAGGAGATGTTCTTGATTCCTTCACCCCCACTACAAAAAT ATTCTCTTACAACAGCAAGCTCGTCTGCAATGGACATGAGCTCTTCCCTTCTGCAGTCACCGCCAAACCTAGAGTTGAGATTCAAGGAGGCGACATGAGATCATTCTTCACTCTG GTAATGACAGACCCAGATGTTCCTGGCCCTAGTGATCCTTATTTGAAAGAGCACCTGCACTG GATTGTGACAGACATTCCTGGCACCACAGATGCTACATTTG GAAGAGAAGTGGTGAGCTACGAGATGCCAAGGCCAAACATAGGCATCCACAGGTTTGTGTTTGTTCTCTTCATGCAAAAACGAAGGCAGTCGGTGAACCCGCCTTCCTCAAGGGATCACTTCAACACCCGAACCTTCGCAGCCGAAAACGACCTTGGTGTTCCTGTTGCTGCCGTTTACTTCAATGCACAGAGAGAAACGGCAGCAAGAAGACGCTAG
- the LOC101296682 gene encoding CAAX prenyl protease 2-like — protein sequence MEDGALSKPAAVLACAAMASFYVGILYAPTLILRLPPPSSHTNFLIRRFICAGVSSLVSVVVSAILLPIKSGEASQLIGVYGIRIDHIWQAVVFPLALTALMYAGSLTFMSLLLIHSLREDVNCRGGLIKSISVEAVASLRSIASSVMHWRNYVVAPVTEELVFRACMIPLLLCAGFQKNTVIFVCPIFFSLAHLNHLMDVYNKQQNNWTRACMIIGLQLGYTVVFGSYASFLFIRTGHFLAPVVAHMFCNIMGLPLLVSPGKGIVSLAFLAGLLGFLWLLFPITNSGLYNDRTDTCRCWQGYCSGN from the exons ATGGAAGACGGAGCTCTCTCAAAGCCAGCGGCGGTTTTGGCATGCGCCGCCATGGCTTCATTCTACGTCGGGATTCTCTACGCCCCGACTTTGATTCTTCGTCTTCCTCCTCCTTCCTCCCACACTAACTTTTTGATCCGACGGTTCATATGCGCCGGCGTTTCCTCCCTCGTCTCCGTCGTCGTTTCTGCCATACTCCTCCCT ATTAAAAGCGGAGAAGCGTCGCAGTTGATAGGTGTATATGGCATCCGGATCGATCATATT TGGCAAGCCGTGGTTTTTCCTCTTGCATTGACAGCTCTTATGTATGCCGGATCCTTGACGTTCATGTCTCTATTATTGATTCATTCGTTGAGGGAAGACGTGAATTGTAGGGGAGGCCTTATTAAAAGTATCTCAGTAGAGGCTGTTGCCTCTTTGCGTTCAATTGCTTCCAGTGTTATGCATTGGCGTAATTATGTTGTG GCTCCAGTTACTGAAGAGTTGGTGTTTAGAGCGTGCATGATACCATTGCTTCTCTGTGCAGGATTCCAAAAAAACACCGTCATTTTTGTATGCCCTATATTCTTCAGTTTGG CTCATTTGAACCATCTAATGGATGTCTATAACAAGCAACAGAATAACTGGACCAGAGCCTGCATGATAATAG GTCTCCAGCTTGGATATACTGTGGTCTTCGGGTCATATGCCTCTTTTCTCTTCATTCGAACTG GACATTTTCTTGCTCCTGTAGTTGCTCACATGTTTTGCAATATTATGGGATTGCCACTCCTAGTTTCACCAGGGAAAG GTATAGTAAGTCTGGCATTTTTAGCTGGATTGCTGGGATTCCTGTGGTTACTTTTTCCAATTACGAACTCGGGTTTGTATAATGATAGAACAGATACTTGTAGATGTTGGCAGGGATATTGTTCAGGGAACTAA